In the genome of Piliocolobus tephrosceles isolate RC106 chromosome 20, ASM277652v3, whole genome shotgun sequence, the window GGGCAACAGAGAAGAGTGGGGAGTAGGCCAGCACTGTTGATAAGTACAGGATTCCTTTTAAGGGGGACAAAAGTGTTGTAAAATTAGATTGTGGCAATGGTTGCAAAActctgaaaaaactaaaaaaatttacttgtacactttaaatgggtgaattgtatagtatgtgtattacatctcaataaagccattttaaaaagtggaaccAGAAAGGAAAAGGGGATGTTCAAATATACTAAGAGCCTCttaaattttgatagaaatttttGTAACTATTTATGAATGGTAACTTTGAAATAACCAttacaagaacaaaaaaaccaTCTACAGCTCCTCCTGTCTCTACGCACatgcacgcgcgcgcgcacacacacacacacacacactttcatcTACTAAAAGGCAGAGTCTATGAGACTAGGTTAAAAAAATCTTGAGAAgccagaacagaaaaagaaaaaacatcataaaaataaaaaaatactctgtatgatactgtaatggcgGACACATGTCGTTATAAATTTGCCCAAACCACAGAATATCAGAGTGAACCCTAGTGTAAACAGGAGACTGTGGGTGATAACGATGCGCCATGAACAATTGTTATAATCCAACAATGAActtaggttcatcagttgtaacaaatgcaccactctAATGCGGGATGTTGATAATGAGTGAGGCTGTGCATGTGGGGGCAGGGACATATGGcatatctctgtaccttcctctcaattttactgtgaacctaaaactgctctaatcaaataaagtatttagaaaaaaaaaaaagagagaatgtaaACTACCTCATCATTGTTTACAACGATTACATAGTCAAATCATATTTTGAACATattcagttaaataaaatatatttttaaaattaatttcacttgtttctttttacttttttaaatatggCTACTAGAACTTAAAATGACATATTCCAGCTAAGCTAAACAATCAAAGAAACACCACTGTATTAGCCACACCTCTGGGTTcccaaacattttcaaaatgtgaaCAGAAGGGAAGAAGGCAAGTGCCAGCAGGAGCATTCTGAGAACACGTGTTATGTGTAACAGCAGCAATAGCAGCAGCTAGTATGTGGTTCTAAGTAAGTAACAAGCATAAACAATGACTTTCCAGGAAAGGTGATGCTGCAATTGCAGCTTCTCTTTTCCCTCTGTCCAGGAGCCCAAAGACCCCTTCCTGGATGTGGCTCTCCTGCTTACCTTTGATAAGCTCCGGCCTGTATGTTTTACGCAGCTGCTCCAGGAAGCTGTTGTAAAAGCCCTCTGCCTGCTCTGTGGGCATTGCTAGGTGGAAATCAGGCTTGTTTCCCTTCAGGACACACTGGAGGGTAAACTGGCTGACACACAGAATCTCGTACTGTTTGTCCATCACACTCTTAGACCAGTGCTTCCCGCTCTCATCCTCAAACACACGCAGGTTTAGAATCTTTCGGACCCTAAGGGGAAAAAGAGCAGTGAGAGCTACCTGAGAGATCACAAGCCCCGCGACACACTCCATACCCCAAAAATGTCAACAGCTTCCAGCCAAATAAGGACATAATGACAACTCCAGCCCTGACAGGAAgcatgacctcaggcaagtcacttatcCACCCTGTGCTTCAGTGGCCTCAGCTGCAATACAGAATAATAACAGttctacctcacagggttgttttcAGATTGCCTTCTTTTTTGCCAGTCCCTCCAGTTCACAGCAGCCACTGGTGAGAACTAGGGCTAAGACAACAACCACCTATTCTCTGCTCCTTTAGGTCAGGGATATGTCAAAACGTGGATCCAACTGTAATTTTTCATGAACGAATTCATCACATTAGGATAAATGACATCTATTTTTACACCCCTTCTTGGAGCTACTCAAAATGAACAATtcggctgagcatggtggcttatgcctgtaatcctagcactttgggaggccacagcgggtggatcacctgaggtcaggagttcgagaccagcctggccaacatacagaaaccctatctctactaaaaatacaaaagttagccaggcgtggtggcaggcgcctttaatctcagctactcaggaggcttaggcacaaaagtcacttgaaccggggaggcagaggttgcagtaagccaagatcatgccactgcactctagcctgggtgacagagggagactctgtctcaaaaaaaaaaaaaaaaaaaaaattcagcaaatacACTGAGAAAAATCATGGttattgcaaatatgcaaaaAGATCTGGAGAAAGACACCTTGACAACTATGTCACAAGCTCCTTAAGTCCCAGAGGGGCTTTCCCTACACGTGTGGATGAAGAAGGATAGTCACCATGGCAAAAAGGTTGACCAGGTGACATCTATAGGGTCAGATTTGAGAAGCACAGCAGAGAACCACCAGCATGAAAGCTGAAAATGCACCATTTGAGAGCCACACTTCCAGATGATGTTGAAGCCAACAACAGTTTCAAAGACTCTATAAATACCAATTCACTAACTCTTAATATGGGCATCCTCAGGGACAGGTACTACTCATTACCCCCTCTCCACAGTCAAGATTTGTCTTATGTTGAATCACATCTCTTAAGCACCAGGCTAAATATTAGCTCTGTAGTACGTCAGAGCCATAAAGACATTCAAACCCACAGCTTCAGTTTTTAGCCATTACACCATTCTACTGCTTCTTTCAGTATCCAGGGGACAGCTACTAAAACACCACCATCACTGAAGTAGTACTGAATGATAGTTATTCGTCATCAACACCTTAGCCGGAATTCAATTTCAAGTCTGATTTTCAATCTAATACAAAAGAGACAGTTGGGCAGGGTTATACCCAAGCTCTGAGCACCGAGGGGCAGAATAAATGGATCCAGCATCTAAAGTAAATGTGCCCCGTGGTGATGGAGGGGAGAGGTGCACGGAGGGCGCATTCTGCTTTTATGTCTGGAATGAATGGAAGCTGTAAAGTGAACAATCATTAAGCAGGATTTTAGGGCTATATTTCATCTGTGTTGCCTTGGCTAAGACACTAAAACTTTCTATAGTAGAGTTTGTCCATCTGTAAACTCGGAAAGCCAGGCAGGCAGAGCAATGGCAACTCCTGCTCCTCAACCCCCACCACCACCTTAGTAAAAAGATCATTGGCTTCAAGGTCAGGGAGCCCAGACTCCAAGTGgggttcaggtttttttttttctttttttctttttttttgagacggagtctcgctctgtcgcccaggctggagtgcagtggccggatctcagctcactgcaagctctgcctcccgggtttatgccattctcctgcctcagcctcccgagtagctgggactaaaggcgcccgccacctcgcccagctagttttttgtattttttagtagagacggggtttcaccgtgttagccgggatggtctcgatctcctgacttcgtgatccgcccgtctcggcctcccaaagtgctgggattacaggcttgagccaccgcgcccggccactcagGTTTTTTGCTAAGTGTGTGTGCATGACCTACAGCAAGgaatttaacctctctgagttccAGATACCTATGTGCACAGTGGGCACTCTAAAAAGACATAGTGCCCAGATAACATTGcccaatttaaaaaagagaacccAAACATAAGAAAAGAGGCTTGGTTTTTGCATTAAAAGAACAAGAGGCATAATCTGAAGCCGTAGTAGCAAAAAGAGGGAGGATAGGCGGTGCTCCTGCTCTGAGGCCGACTTACTGTTGAGGTCTCCCAGATCATtcttcctcagtctcctcctctggAACACAGAAATAACCATACTACATCCAATGGAACAATGGTTAAAAGTGACAAGGGCTCACTTCACAGGCACAAAGTACTATGGAAGTTCCCAGCATAATCACCACCATGTACCCCTTCAAACAGCGATGACAGAAATGCATCTTACATGTGCTCCAGTTCCTTCTGTGTATCCTCCAGGGAAATACCCAGCAACACACATATGCCCCTTCCAATGGCACTAATCTGCTCTCCTCCAACTAGAAAGGAACCAAAACGGAGAGAAGCACTCAGAACCAAACAAGGGCATGAAGCACATTTAGGTAACCATAGGAGTATTTTAAACATCATACACACTTCTTATAACTTCTTTGGTTAAAGTCAGCACATATTCgaaaatgaaaagaattacaTAAATGCAGTGAGACAATAATAATTTCCATCCTTTCTGATTTTACCTCTGGAATGAATGGGAGCTGTAAAGTGAACAACCACTAAGCAGGATCTTAGGGCCATATTTCATCTATGTTACCTTGGGTAAGACACCCAAAACTTTCTATGGTCAAGTTTGCCCAtctataaaaacagaattatgttTTCCTCCCCTAGAGAGGCCAGATCAGCTATATTAATTCTCAGAAAGGATATTCCTGCCTTTTGTGGAAAATCAGCAAATATGGTAATACAGTATACAGGAAGCACAAAGTGGAAAACGTTCAtgtcataaaaacaaatgattttccTACTTACTATGAGGACAAATacataatacacaaaaatcacAATTTATGCGTTAAGTTTCAACTCATCAAACTGCTATTATTGCCCACTTTAGTTCTGTGGTTACATTCTAAGCCAATGATCTCCAAACCTTTTTCAATCAGACATcttgtccattaaaaaaaaaaaaaaaaaagggctctAAGCACACACTCCTAAcatttgcatatgtatttataaccAAATGTATGCCCTACTACCATTAGACAGTATCTCAAATGGTAGCAAGATGCATCattatgggccgggcatggtggtttatgcctgtaatcccagttctttgggaggctgaggcaggtagtcacatgaggtcaggagttcgacatctgcttggtgaacatggtgaaatcccgtttctaataaaaatacataaattagccaggcatggtggcggatgcctgtaatcccagctactcaggaggctgacgcaggagaatcgcttgaacccggaagctggagactgcagtgagccaagatcacatcatagAACTCCAGcctttcagcctgggcaacaagagtgaatctctgtctcaaaaaaaaaaaaaaaaaaagatgcatctTTATGATGGagaatctattatttttttttccattcgtttttctttttaagaggcaggatctctctatgttgtccaagctggagtgcagtgactatttATAGGTGTAATCCCACTACTAATCATTACAGGAGTTCTGACCTGCTCCATGTCCAAACTAGGCTCCTGGTGGTCCTCTGGTCCTGGGAACTCACCAGATTGATGCAGAACTTTGGTATGACAACAGGTCAGCACAGTGCAGTACAGCCcagaacccctgggctcaaacaatcctccctgcCTCGGcgtccacagtagctgggactatggatgcacgccatcacacccagctaaatcTGTATTTCAAGTGGTGCTCTtgataattttctactttttttggcCAATTATTTGCCAATCTTAATAGATTATGTTGTTTTACTATTTCATCTTGTACTGACCTAATGTTCTAATCAGGAATAGAAGGGTCAACTCAGCCATTTTCTTGTTGTTTGCTCGCTTCTGCTGGATAATAGCTATAAATATAACTAACACAGTAACACAGACTACGCCATGTTGCACTATACTGCTAAAGAAAGGGTGAGAAACTTCCCTCGTTCTTCAGTTGCAATGGCAAGAGACCACCTGGTATTCAGACCCCGGGAGAGCACATCAATCCATTCCTGAAATATTAGTAATGCtgaatttctctgatttttacgctaaactttttcaaatattttcttctgtgctGCTTTTCTTATaatgaactgtgtgtgtgtgacttatTGTCCTTTGAGCCACTGCCTCAAAAGctgaaatagaaataatctaTCCTGACATAGGTAGTAAACAACTGGGGGTTGGTTTGCTCATTTGCATTGCTTCAGAAAAAGCCTTTGGCTTTATTTGTTCTTTGAATAAATCAACATTACTTTCTTACAATGTTGATATACTTTCTAAATTTTTCCCAAAgtatgtttcaaaaaataaaggtCATGAAGTTATATATCATCAAAGTAAGGAttacacattttagaaaatatgagaaacatgaaaaaaagaacaaaggtaagtactttaatattttaatgatttccTTTTAATATGTTATCTATTCAtacattttcattcatatttgttTCCAACTACTATAATAATGTTGCATgtaaatttttgtaattatattgCATAAGAATTTTTTCATGTCATAACCTTTTCCTAAACACCTTTTAATAGATTCATCTCATCAAGCAGACTGATTAACCATCCCATTTTGCTGGACATATGGCCTCTTTCAAAATTTTCACTTCAATAAATAACAGTGTAATGAAAATCTTTGTACACTAAAGCCTTTTTTACAGTTAGGATTATCTGCTTAGAGTAGATTCTCAAAAGCAGAATCACTGTCAAAGAATTTTGACAGTTTTATAATTATCTTAACATGAAACAAACTATGGCCCAAAGTCTATATATGACACAGAAACTGCTGTCTTATTTTGGAGCAGTTTCGTCCCTCCTCCAGGGACAAGCAGAAGGACTAGGAGGTTCAAAAGGACTTTTTATTATAAGTAAATGGATcaccaagggaaaaaaatctgagaatCACCACTTTGAACAAAAGATCAAAGGGCTGGAAAAGACCTGAGATGTTTGGTCAAGTTCTCTACCTATTAGTGGCATCAGCCCTGAGATCTCTTCTTCAAGAATTCACAGTCTCTAAAGTTAACCTATTTAAACCCAAACATTTTAGATCCTCTTTCAACACTGTGTTTACAGACACCAGATTTTAGCTGCTGACACTGAGTGATGGGACATGGGGGTTATTGCATTATTCCATCTGTTAATATGTTTGAAATGTGccataataaacttttaaaaattagattatcaCGATACCCAACCTAAGGCATCAAAATGTGTTTGATCaagctgggtgcggtgcctcatgcctgtaatcccagcactttgggaggccgaggcaggcaaatcacttgaagccaggagtttgagaccagcttagggttttggcaaaaccctgtctccactaaaaatacaaaaaaaaaattagccaggcacagtggtgtgcacctgtaagcccagctactcaggatgcagagacacgagaattgcttgaacccaggaggcagaggctgcagtgattcgagatggcgccactgtactccagcctgggcaacagagcaagactctctcaaaacaaaaacaaaaccaactagCCAGTTGGAGAAATCTGATAGACTGGGCATCAAATGATATTAAAGggttactattaaaaaaaaagtgtttgaccAATCACATAAGTTGAATATACCACATAGTAAAATGTGTGACTCCTaagctggacatagtggtggcacatgcctgtagtctagctactcaagatgctgatgctaaaggatcacttgagcccaagagtttgaggtagTAGTAAGCTataatagtgccactgcactccagcctgggtgacagagcaagacccccatctctaaaacaaacaaaccataaatacataaatttaaaaataagggtGAAGTCAgccaactattttaaaataaaataaaacgtgTGACTCCTGATATTTTATGCTGTCCTGACCATAAAACAGGAAGTTAACATTTTAGAACCCCTAAAATAAAATGCCATTCAAACACAGCCACATTTCAGTGAAACCAGCCACATTTTAAAGGAATCAGAAAATCCTTTTCCATTACAATGCTACTAGAACGCCTGCATAAGTGGAGGGCCCTTCTAACATAATTTCACAGTTCCCCAACCCAGAATTCCCGAATTATTTACACTTTCCCATAATTAACACCCTTATCCTTTTTAACATGTAGGTTAGGTTGTTTTAACTAAAAGCATATAACTTAAATAATGAACCAAAATAACCTAAACTCTATTCAGCACAtctcacagaatatacattttcaatATCCCAGATTAGCAGGATGGAGAGTTCAGGAGAGAGATCAAAATTTAAATCTGTCAGTGATGACCACACACAGCAGCAGACTGCAAGATTCTTCTCAATAATGCAAAATATCTTTAATCTATGAATTTTCCCAGTTttcatgaatttaaatatttaccGAAATGTTGTAAACCCTTTAAAATTCCTAAATCCCAGTGCTACTCTATCCGCTATTATTCCAGGACCATTTCCAAAACCAAAGTTACCAGAACAGCTTAGAAATCATTAGGCGGGGCTGAAAAATAGACTCTCAGATTTAAATATatggttttggtgggtttggtTGTTTCTTtaggggtttttgttgttttgttttgttgttttgggggtttatttgttgttttttgagacagagtctcgttctgtcgcccaggctggaggttagtggcacaatctcagctcactgcaagctttgcctccgaggttcaagcaattctcctgcctcagcctcctgagtagctgggattacaggcacccaccaccgctcccagctgatttttgtatttgtagtagagatggggtttctctatgttggccaggctggtctcgaactcctggcctcaggtgatctgcccgccatggcctcccaaagagctggaattacagacgtgagtcaccgcccccggcctgttttgtttttaattcatacTTTTGTGGACACAAGAACACATATTTGGTGCAGACTGGCTCCAAGGCCAGGATATctgaaattatttgaactgaaacAATATAATTCTGCcaataaagacagaaaagacTAAAGACAATATAAAGcttgtcatttaaatattttttaaaaattatctttcgtATCGTGGTTTTCTTAAAACGACTACATTATCTACACTAATCACCTGGACCTCTGATGCCCAACCAAGACTAGAGTACTCGAGTGATGACCAGGGGTCGGGTGGCTTGGTCCACAAGAAAtgagtgaaaaagagaaatgttttcaTCTTCAATTCTTTAGATCCCGACCCCTCGGCGCAGAGTTCAGCGACAGAGGGCGAGGGGCGTCCTGTGCGGGGGGCGCCCTTCATCCAGCCTGGGTTCCAGTCACGTGCGTGCACGCAACTGTCAGAGCTCAGCCCAAGGAGCAACTCTTCGCATCTGTGCATTTCATCCTGAGTCAAGCCCCATAAAAATTGGAATAcgtaaaaatgggcaaaaattaaacatttaaaatacagcaGTGAAAAGGGAAGAGTGCCTGCTCCAGAAATGCTCTACGCGTGGTTCATCAACGCTCCCTGAAGAGCGGGCCACGGAGATGCTCCGAGGCTCCGCCATCCCGCACGCAGGACAAAGGTGCTGAGAATGAGGCGCGCTCGTCCTGCACCCGCTGCCGAGAGCCCGAAGCCAGGGGCGCGCCGGGGCCGGCCGGGCACGTGCAGTGGGCTCTCCGAACGCTGCGCTGCCCAGGAGCCGGCCCCAGGGACTCGCGGTTGCGGGGACCGAGCTCGCGAAGGGGACCACCCTCGCAGAGGGGCCGCAGCGGCCCCGAGGATGGCGCAGGAAGACCCCCCCACGCAGGACAGCCGGTCGCGGGGGTCAGGGGCGGCTCCTCCCGGGCCCGGCCCCGCCCGACTGACCTGTGACGCTGGCCCGGGTGACGCGCTGCACCACGGCCTTCATGGCGGCGGCTGGGGCGAGTGGGGCGGCGCCGCGCTGCGTCCGGCCTCGCGACTCTGAGGGCGGATCCGCGGCCGGCGCCCTCTGGAGGTGACACCCGGAAGAGAGCCCAACGGTCTGCTCCGACTGGGTCGGCTGAGACCCACCCCACGTCGGCCACGCCCACTCTCGGCCTGGCTATAGGCCCACCCACTCATAGATTGACTCCGCCCATGTATGCCACGCCCACCTGCTGCCCAATCTTAACCCCGCCCGTCATTGAAAAGCCCCGTCCCGGTGCTTGGCCCTGCCCCACCCACATCGGGGTCCCGCCAGAGCCCTTTGATCCCGCCATCCCGGCCCCAGCCCCTACCCAGTGCCCAGAACCCACTCTGCCCCGAAGGCAGTCTCTATGCTGGCTTTTTTCTCCAACGTACCCGAACCTAAGAACCCGTCATCACTAAGCCTTTGAATTCAGCCTGAATCCTATTTCTAATTgtattcctctttcctcttttccactCCTCTGCAGGCAGATCCTCCCAAATTCTTCTTCActtgtcttcctgcctcagtggcTTCTCAGATACCACATACAAAAGGATCTGCTGCCTAAAATAGCCATTTAACTATCTCACCATTAATTCGACTTAGCCATGTCATGATAATAAATAGGTATGTGATTCTAGAATTCTAATTGCTCATTTAATACAAATACTAATAATTGGCCCCCTCACTGGGTTGTTAGATTTAAATAAACCAAACTACGTAAAAGTGCTTAGATGGCAGCAAAAGGCTGTACAACTATTACCCCAACAAATTATTATCATTGCTAAAAATAATTCCATCTCAGCAGTCTTCACCTTGAAGGTGACTAACAGCATTGGTGGGCGTAGAAAAGGCATTGAAATGGAGAAGAAACCCTCACTTGCCCAGAAAAGACTACAAACTAGTATGCTTGTTTGTTAAATACTGAATATTAAATTGCCTTAATAACGTTGTCAAAGTTAACATAACCAGTTAACATAACCAGGCATCATGTGCCTCCTGATATTGCACTGGGAAGGACACAACATCAATCTTGCGGTATTTCTGCCAAATAATGTATAACCTGAATCCAATCATGATGAAacataagacaaaaataaattgaggaacattctacaaaataactagGTAGAATTCTGAGAattaatgaggatttttttttttttttttttttttgagacactgttttttgctctttgttgcccaggctggagtgcaatgacgtgatctcggctcaccgcaacttctgccccgtgggttcaagcaattctcctgtctcagtgtcccgagtaactggtattacaggcatgcgccgccatgcccagctaattttgtatttttattaaagatgaggtttc includes:
- the DTD1 gene encoding D-aminoacyl-tRNA deacylase 1 isoform X4, with the translated sequence MKAVVQRVTRASVTVGGEQISAIGRGICVLLGISLEDTQKELEHMVRKILNLRVFEDESGKHWSKSVMDKQYEILCVSQFTLQCVLKGNKPDFHLAMPTEQAEGFYNSFLEQLRKTYRPELIKDGKFGAYMQVHIQNDGPVTIELESPAPGTATSDPKQGPLTLLMSRVC
- the DTD1 gene encoding D-aminoacyl-tRNA deacylase 1 isoform X1, which produces MKAVVQRVTRASVTVGGEQISAIGRGICVLLGISLEDTQKELEHMVRKILNLRVFEDESGKHWSKSVMDKQYEILCVSQFTLQCVLKGNKPDFHLAMPTEQAEGFYNSFLEQLRKTYRPELIKDGKFGAYMQVHIQNDGPVTIELESPAPGTATSDPKQLSKLEKQQQRKEKTRAKGPSESSKERNTPRKEDRSASSGAEGDVSSEREP
- the DTD1 gene encoding D-aminoacyl-tRNA deacylase 1 isoform X2; the encoded protein is MKAVVQRVTRASVTVGGEQISAIGRGICVLLGISLEDTQKELEHMVRKILNLRVFEDESGKHWSKSVMDKQYEILCVSQFTLQCVLKGNKPDFHLAMPTEQAEGFYNSFLEQLRKTYRPELIKDGKFGAYMQVHIQNDGPVTIELESPAPGTATSDPKQFLGGWLVTRRSTWMLGEHYVCLTPLVVREGAVVDLTALVPASPT
- the DTD1 gene encoding D-aminoacyl-tRNA deacylase 1 isoform X3 yields the protein MKAVVQRVTRASVTVGGEQISAIGRGICVLLGISLEDTQKELEHMVRKILNLRVFEDESGKHWSKSVMDKQYEILCVSQFTLQCVLKGNKPDFHLAMPTEQAEGFYNSFLEQLRKTYRPELIKDGKFGAYMQVHIQNDGPVTIELESPAPGTATSDPKQVVTTKHTTKGRAPLKMGPCVTDGLLGCGA